The Nitrospira sp. sequence ATCTGGGGCATAACGCGAGCGGTGGACCTATGTATGAGTTCCCCCCATGGTCGATTACAGAAGTCTATGAGCGCTTGGCACCGAGATATTGGCCATCGTTTCGATGGCCGGAAGCCGAGACCCTCACAGCGCCTCGTTCTCCTGCTGAACGCCCCTCAAGATGAGTATGAGGCAGCCAAGAAGCAACCCGAGCCCTACAACAGGGTGCGGGTGCGTTGCCAGAGAAGAGATGGGACACGGTGGGTGTGGTGAGAAAGGCGATCGCCTATAGGCAGCGAGCCCAGAGGCGCATGATCCATCTCCTCCATGTCTTGACATGTCACGAGGATCACGAGCCATCGGCTCAAAACCGAATGCCGATGGTGAAGAGCCATTGTCGCGACAAGTCGGACTTGCCCTGGAAATCAATCTCATATCGCGTGTACTGAAGTCCCATATCGACGGAAACTCCCTGAACGACAGGAAATCGTACACCGACTTGTCCTCCATACAGGTAGCCCGGCGAAAGTGCACCTCGCCCCGGCAAGGTCCCTCCCAGTATTGCGCCGACATAGGGTACCGCCCGGTGCTCCAGCGGACCGAACAGAACATGTCGCAGGATGCCACTGATGGGGTTGCCGTTTGGAAAATCCAACAAGTCGATGAAATTATTCCAACGTGGGTTCGCATACATGGAATGTTGGTCGGTAATATAGGTCGGTGTATGGTGACTGTAATACTGGTAGATGCCCCTCAATTCCAGGGGGCCATAGCGGAGTGCCGTAATTCCGGCTTGAACAGCGATAATTCTTTGGGTTGGCGCAAAGGTGCGATCGTTGAAGGACACGTCGAAACTGAACGGGCGGAGTGGGAGGATCTCGAGAACCGCCTCTTGGCTCAGCGCTTCACTCGGCATCGCCATTGCGAATACGAAAAGAGCACCCACAAAACGTGAAACGTGTGTCTGCAGCGGCCACCCCCCTCTATAGGCACGAGCTTTGAGCAGCGGAAAGTCTCCCGCTGTTTTCTCTCACAAATACTTTGTCCTCAAGCCGTGGATAAGTCCAGAAGGTGATGTGGTCACTCCTCTCTTCAACGATTCTGCCATTGGTCATTGTTTTCAACCTAAGCCGAAGTGGAGCTCCGATCTGACCGGAGGTATCCTCTTACCCGGAGCTGACGGTATTTACATCTCCGAAAACACTCCAGTTTTTGAGCAAGAAGTCGTTAATGTGATTACTAAGAACAACTCCGCTAGAACCACCAACGACTTTATGCGCGGCATCCCACAGTCTCCGACATGCGAAAAGGCTAAACGTCTTACCGTCGGACTGCATTTGGTTGGTTGCCTAGATTACTTCGACCAATTCCGAGAGTCTCACCGAACTTTCGCCTTCCGAGATATTATGCCACTCCTATCCGGATTCTGATGAAAAAGAGGAGTAGCATGGGCTCAGGATGACACTGCCGCTCGAGGACAGCTCGACCGTTGCCACCCCAGAAAACGGCAACTCAATGCAAACGAACTCGCCCGTACGGTTGCTTTGCTTTGCAGGAAAGTTGAGACCGCTGATAATGCAGACTAGGAGAGATCTTCTGACACTGGCTGGATTAATGGTGCCGAAGGCGGGACTTGAACCCGCACGGCTTTCGCCACACGCCCCTCAAACGTGCGTGTCTGCCATTCCACCACTTCGGCACTCAGCAGGATGCTGACACGAAGCCTGCATCAAGGCCTTTGGTCAGCATAGAGGGGAAAGGAGGTGCATTATAGAAGTAGGGTAAAATTCTTGTCAATGAACCATGCCTCCGGTAGAATTGGCCTCTCATTTTGTAACTCGGTCGGCGCTTTTATGATACGGACTGATCAACGAAGCCTTTCCGCCACCGTTGCGGCATTCTTTGATGTCGACAATACCATCTTGCCTGGCGAAGCGAGCGAAGTGAGATTTTTCCGCTGGCTGTGGCGCCGCGGTATCGTCGGCTGGCCCGAAGCTCGCGAAAGTGTGTCTTGGCTCCTGCGGCATTTCCCGCCCCTGTCGTTACATCCGCTCCGCGAACGAAAGCTCTACCTGGCCGGGAAGCCTTCGCAAGTGATCCAACCCTTGGGTGAGGAATTCTGTCGAGAGGAATTATGTCCTCGTGTCTCTCCCACAGCCATGCGTATGCTCGACGAGCATCGCCGGGCCGGCCATGCCATTATCTTCGTGACGGGTTCCATCGATTTCCTGATCGCCCCCGTCGCTGACGCACTTCGGGCCGATCGGTGCTTTGCCAGTCAGTTGCAGCAACAGAACGGCCTCTACACCGGCTTCCTTGTGCCTCCCCTTCCATATGGAGAGGGGAAACGCCAACTCATCGATCGATTAACCCATGAACTGACGCTTGATCTGTCCCAGTGCTACGCCTATGGAGACAGCCCCGGTGATTTGGACTTGCTCCGTGCCGTAGGACACCCGACGGTGGTAAATCCCATTCGTGGAATGGCCTCCATCGCCCGGCGTAAGAACTGGCCTGTTGTCAAATGGCAATGAGCGACGGCTTGTGATCAGATCCACTATCTCCCTCGCCGAATCCCCCGACCGACACATCGGCGAGCCCACACCTTTCTCATGCGCGTGACAGAAATCTTCCATAGTGTTCAGGGCGAATCCACCTTCGCCGGGAAGCCCTGCGTATTCGTACGCCTGACCGGTTGCCCGCTTCGTTGCGTCTGGTGTGACACGGAGTACGCGTTCTTCGGAGGAACGGACCAGTCCATTGAGTACATTCTCGAACAGGTGCGCTCCTACGGCTGTCCGCTGGTGGAGGTCACAGGAGGTGAACCGTTGGCACAAGCGGACACGGCCGCGTTGCTGCGTCGGTTGTGTGAGGAAGGACTCACGGTTCTCCTCGAAACCAGCGGGGCCGTCGATACGTCCGTCGTCGACCCCTCCGTGCGCATCATTCTGGATGTGAAATGTCCAGGGAGCGGCATGATGGAACGGATGCACTGGTCCAATGTGGAACGGTTACGACCACAGGATGAAGTGAAATTTGTCATCCAAGACCGCCGTGATTATGAATGGGCGAAACACGTTCTGGATCGCTTCCGACTGCCCGAACGCTGTCCTGTCCTCTTCAGTCCGGTATTCGGCACACTGGATCCCCGCCACTTGGCTGAATGGCTGCTGGCAGATCGTCTGCCAATTCGCCTTCAGCTGCAACTGCACAAGCATATTTGGGCACCCGATATGCGGGGAGTATAAGGCCATCACTCGTCACGTGGGATGTGTGAAGGCCGGGGATGATCGGTGATCGACGGATGACATCGGCCGACTGACATACAAAGGAGAACCGAATGCAGATCATGCGGGTTGAGCCAAAACAAGGACGGGTTAACACCGAGATGACGGATGCGCTGGTCATCCTGCATTGTGAAGGAGCGGGATGGTCCAAAGAAGACGGGGCGGTGTTGGACCGGTCTCTCGGTGGATCGCTCAACGAACTTCTGCAATCGAAGGAGTTTGAAGGAAGGGCTAATGAGGTGGTGCTGTTCCATACGCATGGAAAAATTCCAGCAAAGCGGCTGATTCTTGTCGGTCTCGGCAAGAAACATGAGCTGGGGTTGGATCAGATTCGCCAAGCTCTGGGACATGCGGTTAAACGAGTGCGCCAAGCGAAATCCAGCGTTTTTACGGTGGCGCTGCCGAGCCTAGTGCCTCGCGGCACCTCACCGATGGATGTGGCACAGGCCATGGCCGAAGGAGCCATCTTGGGGAGCTATCAATTTACCGCCTATCGGAGTGACACTCCAACAGGTAGGGACGTGACGGCAATGACCATTCTGGCTCCTCAGAAAACTCAACTGCGTCAGTTGTCTGAAGGGATTCGTCGCGGTGTCGCGACGGCTGAAGCCACCGTGTTTGTCCGGGACCTATGCAACCATCCTTCCAATGTGATGACACCGACGAAGATCGCCATCGAGGCGAAGGCCGTGGCGAAGGAAGCCGGCATCAGTCTGAAAATCCTCGAGCAGAAGGACATGGAAGAACTTGGCATGGGCGCGTTACTCGGTGTGGCGAAAGGCAGCCATGAACCGCCGAAATTCATCATTCTCCAGTACCACGGAGCCAAGAAGAAAGACGACCGGCCGGTGGTTCTCGTCGGGAAGACCATCACGTTCGACACTGGCGGGATCTCTCTCAAGCCCGCAGAGAATATGGAACAGATGAAGGCCGACATGACCGGCGGAGCAGAGGTGCTGGCTGCGATGCGAGCGGCAGCTCGGCTGAAGCTGCCCCTCAATCTCATCAGCATTCTTCCGGCGGCGGAGAATATGCCCGGGGGACGGGCGATGAGGCCCGGTGACGTCGTCAAGACGCTTTCCGGCAAGACGGTGGAAGTGCAGAACACCGATGCCGAGGGTCGCCTGATCCTTTCTGACGGCCTTGCCTACGCAACCCGATTCAAACCGGCCGCGCTCATCGACATTGCCACGCTGACAGGGGCGTGTGTCGTCGCGCTCGGTCAGTTCGCGATCGGCATGTTCGGCACGGATGCGAACTTGAAAGACGCCATCCGTAAGGCCGGTCTCCGCGCGGGTGAGCGCGTGTGGGAAATGCCGCTGTGGGACGAGTATTTTGAGCAATTACGCAGCGATGTGGCCGACATGCGGAATATCGGCGGACGTGGGGGCGGCATGATCACGGCGGCTCTGTTCTTGAGCAAGTTCGTCGGCGACTGTCCCTGGATCCATCTCGACATCGCCAGCACCGATTGGAGCGAACGAGAACGGGCGTATATTCCCAAAGGCCCTACCGGCATTGGGACCAGGCTGTTGATCCAGTTCCTCATCACTCGCTCCCTGTAAACGAGAGAACGAATGCAGACCATTTCTCGCGACCAGATCGGCCAGCTCTTCATGATAGGGTTCGACGGGACCACCGTTTCATCCGACCTGGCCGCGCTTATCACAGAGTATAAGCCGGGTGGAGTGATCCTGTTTGCGAGAAACCTCGATTCAGTGCCACAGATCATTGACTTGACGAACCACCTCCAGCGCTGCAGCCCCCATTCCCCACTATTAATTTCCATCGATCAAGAAGGGGGACGTGTCTCACGGTTGCCGAAAGAATTCACGATCTTCCCGCCATGCGAGGTTCTGGGGCGATGTCACTCATCTGAACTGGCCTACGCTGCAGCAGCAACGACCGCAAAGGAGCTCAAGGCCGTCGGCATCAACATGAATATGTCCCCGGTGCTGGATGTGAACAGCAACCCGACGAATCCGGTGATCGGTGATCGGGCTTTCGGCTCAGCCCCTGAGCTCGTCTCTCAATTAGGGTTGGCTACGGTGGGTGGTCTTCAGGACAATCGTGTGGTGGCTTGTGGGAAACACTTTCCCGGGCATGGCGACACCACTTCGGATTCGCACAAGGAATTGCCCATCGTGACGGCGGCACGCGAACGACTCGAGCGTATTGAGTTTCCACCGTTCAGGCATGCGGTGGCAAACGGCGTAGCGACGCTGATGACGGCCCATGTTTTGTATCAAGCGTTGGACGACACCCGCCCGGCGACGCTGTCTCCAGCGATTATTGGGAGATTTCTTCGCGAGGAGTTGCACTATGACGGGGTCGTATTGACAGACGATCTCGAGATGCACGCGATCATCGATCATTACGGCATCGGAGACGCGACGGTTCAGGCCATTCAGGCCGGCTGCGATATGCCTCTGATCTGCAAAGATCGCAACAGAGTCGTGGCCGCGTTCAACGCGGTTGACAAGGCCGTCGGGAATGGGGACATTTCTGCTGCACGGCTGGCACAATCCCTCGCTCGGATCCGTCGATTGAAGGAACGTTTCCTGCTTCCCTATCGACCGGTCACGATTTCCGATGCAAAGCTTGCGGTCGGCTGCCGAAGCCACAAGGCCCTCTTGCGTTCCATCAATCAGGCTCGCGAGCGATTCTCGAAAATCGACACCTGAACGGGACAATTCGCCTCTTCCTTTTTCTCCAGCCCCCGACACCCAGCGATTGCCTCAGTCGGCCTTGCTCCCTTCTCACTTCTTATGGCATCATGGGCATTTCTGGGGAGCCTTATGGCCTCATTGCTCGA is a genomic window containing:
- the queE gene encoding 7-carboxy-7-deazaguanine synthase QueE, which translates into the protein MRVTEIFHSVQGESTFAGKPCVFVRLTGCPLRCVWCDTEYAFFGGTDQSIEYILEQVRSYGCPLVEVTGGEPLAQADTAALLRRLCEEGLTVLLETSGAVDTSVVDPSVRIILDVKCPGSGMMERMHWSNVERLRPQDEVKFVIQDRRDYEWAKHVLDRFRLPERCPVLFSPVFGTLDPRHLAEWLLADRLPIRLQLQLHKHIWAPDMRGV
- a CDS encoding leucyl aminopeptidase, whose product is MQIMRVEPKQGRVNTEMTDALVILHCEGAGWSKEDGAVLDRSLGGSLNELLQSKEFEGRANEVVLFHTHGKIPAKRLILVGLGKKHELGLDQIRQALGHAVKRVRQAKSSVFTVALPSLVPRGTSPMDVAQAMAEGAILGSYQFTAYRSDTPTGRDVTAMTILAPQKTQLRQLSEGIRRGVATAEATVFVRDLCNHPSNVMTPTKIAIEAKAVAKEAGISLKILEQKDMEELGMGALLGVAKGSHEPPKFIILQYHGAKKKDDRPVVLVGKTITFDTGGISLKPAENMEQMKADMTGGAEVLAAMRAAARLKLPLNLISILPAAENMPGGRAMRPGDVVKTLSGKTVEVQNTDAEGRLILSDGLAYATRFKPAALIDIATLTGACVVALGQFAIGMFGTDANLKDAIRKAGLRAGERVWEMPLWDEYFEQLRSDVADMRNIGGRGGGMITAALFLSKFVGDCPWIHLDIASTDWSERERAYIPKGPTGIGTRLLIQFLITRSL
- the nagZ gene encoding beta-N-acetylhexosaminidase — protein: MQTISRDQIGQLFMIGFDGTTVSSDLAALITEYKPGGVILFARNLDSVPQIIDLTNHLQRCSPHSPLLISIDQEGGRVSRLPKEFTIFPPCEVLGRCHSSELAYAAAATTAKELKAVGINMNMSPVLDVNSNPTNPVIGDRAFGSAPELVSQLGLATVGGLQDNRVVACGKHFPGHGDTTSDSHKELPIVTAARERLERIEFPPFRHAVANGVATLMTAHVLYQALDDTRPATLSPAIIGRFLREELHYDGVVLTDDLEMHAIIDHYGIGDATVQAIQAGCDMPLICKDRNRVVAAFNAVDKAVGNGDISAARLAQSLARIRRLKERFLLPYRPVTISDAKLAVGCRSHKALLRSINQARERFSKIDT
- a CDS encoding HAD family hydrolase, whose product is MIRTDQRSLSATVAAFFDVDNTILPGEASEVRFFRWLWRRGIVGWPEARESVSWLLRHFPPLSLHPLRERKLYLAGKPSQVIQPLGEEFCREELCPRVSPTAMRMLDEHRRAGHAIIFVTGSIDFLIAPVADALRADRCFASQLQQQNGLYTGFLVPPLPYGEGKRQLIDRLTHELTLDLSQCYAYGDSPGDLDLLRAVGHPTVVNPIRGMASIARRKNWPVVKWQ